CACTGTCCAGACTTTCAGTATCAGTTGACTCTCCTACATTGGTAGTCCTTTAGGCAGAATGATAAGGTCTCTGCTTGTATTTTATAAAACTAGATGATAACTAGTTGTATCAGTTGCTGTGCATGATTTGATGAAGCTCATGAAAGGAACATGGCAGTGTATAATCCAGGCTCTAGGCCAGACAGTGGGTTTCTGCACAGGCGTGTTGTAGTTTACAAAATGCATTTCTTTGACAACCTACAGTCTCTTGGTAAATGCCTGTCTGGACTTATTATTTGGTTGCCTTCAGAAAAAGATACAAAGGTCAGTTGAGTTATACATGCCAAGAACTTTGTCCGGAGAATAAAAGAGATTGGAAGCTGAGACCCAgtgtgatgtatttatttatttatttgtttgttatatttatatatcaccctccccaaaggctcagggcggttcacatagaacagaaaaaatacagatatcttagattaacaataatgaatgaagtgaaacaacaagcaacatggaacagtagaaaaatgtagaaaacattaaattaaccaatacagatagcccagtgggttgagtggaattatggtgggtgccctaggagggggctcaggagcagggcccttgggaagtgatggcacaggtcaatttcaaccaaatgcctggtggaggagctcccttttgcaggccctgcagaactgttcaagtagtagttaagagtgttggactactATCTGGGAAACCTATTCAACTCCCCATTTGTGACATGAAAGCCTGATGGATGACTTTAGGCTAGCCACACTCTCtcaacctaacttacctcacagggctttgTGAGGATAAATTTGAGGAGAGGGGCATAATACAAGCCACttcgggtccccattggggagaaaagcagcgtacaaatgaattcaataaataaatgttgtccCTAGGGATAGTCTATTTTGGGACAGTTCTGAAATCCTGATCCTGTGAAAAGCTGCGAGGTGATATTTTGGTTCTCAAAACAAACTAGGAAGGGATGTCAAAGGTGGCACTGACAGCTTCATTAGAATCCATTGCATCATATCACTGCAGTGATGCTCTCTTGACTAGAGTCCAAGGTGTCCGCACCCGGCTGCGATAGCTCACTGTCCAGCCTCAGACAACCCAAGCGGTGCCTCCAGGGGAATCCAGTGCTTGTACCTGGCAAGGCTCCTCTTACATCATAAATGGTTACGTTAGATTCAAGCCGGCATTAAAGAGCAGGGTTGTAACCTCATCCATCCCTGCTCCAGATTGGCTTAGGATCTGTGCAGGAAATCAGAGATCACTAGGCCATCGTGAGGTCTCTGTGCTTTCCTACAAAGGCTAGTGGATAAGCATGTTTTTCTGATAATTGCCCACAATGTTTCCGTAGACTCATTGCCAAAATACTGGTGTGCCTGGGTCTCTTCGGCAACAGCTTAACAGGAACACTGCAGACAAATTAAGGTTATCTGGTGCCTCCAGGTGTGTCATATGAAAGCTTTGAAACAGATACAATAAATACACATGGCCAGTTTGGTTGcttttctgtcccccacccctcttaTGGATCCTTAAATTGGAGAACTATTACTAAACTGATATTTAAAATTGAGCTCAAGAAACTGTGAAAGCTTTTAGGGTTTCAGTGACATTTTTTCCTTCCCCACAGCTGACCCATCTGGTGACAGATCAGTTGGTAAGGAGTGGAGTTCCAGCAGTGAGCATTTCGGTAAGGGCACCTGATCCCTGCCTCCTTTTCTTTTATGATACGATATCCTTCTGGGGAAGAAATAACCATGGGTGGAAGAGAGGAATTGGGGAGTTAAGTGTTGGGGCATGGAATCAAGCCATAAAGAGAAGTGCTGGGGCATACATAGGCCTTGGATCTGCCCTAAATTACCTTAGTCTTCTGCCTTCACAATATGATGTCAAATAATTAAGGGATTTTTAGTGGATATGTCTTCTTTATTTCAGGTGGTCATTCAATTAAAGGTAAATATAGTTGAATACTCGTACATTGTCTAAATATGCAGTTACCTTTTTAAGATGAGGATTCagcttaataaataaatgttaccactctgttttcttttaaaagcaacaaaattGCAGACTTAAATGTCTAGCACCATCAGGGAATCAAACAATGTATCCACCCATATCCCTCATCAATTAATCTCTCCTTCAGTTTCGTTTTGCAAGATCACTTCATTCATTACATAGGAATGCATCATGCTCCAGCAATTCAGATGTGTTGCTTAATTGTAAACAAGCAATAAATCTGAGACAGGAGTGTGATGTCTGATAGCTAGGTGTGATAGGGCCACACAAAAATCTGAGTTTTGGTTCCAagtttgcaactggatttgaTTGGTGCACTCTAGTTGATAGTTCAAGAACTACTGGGAGATTATAAATATATAGGGCTATAGCTCAACAGTCTGTTCCACCTACACATTCCTCCAGTACCAGGAATATGCCAGAGGAGAAGCCTCTTGCTTTGGGGGAAGGCTCCTTGGACCCAAGGAACACAGCAGCAAAATAGGGCAGGCTGGGACCCAGCGTATGGATTGGATAAATATTGTTTGTCTTTGTtgcctttttaaaagccttttggaACCTGGAAGACAACGTTGAAAAATGTCAGTCAGGCTGGTATTGATACAGTGAAAGATGTTTTGGACTCAGGTTATGTCCCAGTGTTACATGGTGATTGTGCACTGGACTTGGAACAGCACTGCTGCATTTTATCTGGCGATACCATCATAGAGGTAAGAGATGGGGAAAAGGAGGGTACATTTCTGCACATAACTGTAATGAAATAAAGAACTGGAAGTTATCCCAAGGGTCATCAAGTATAACCCATTGTTTGCACAGGGCcagaaattcacagctacttcccccctccactcccccagGGGCCCCTGCTTTAAGCCCAGAGAAAAgcaaaaagccccccaaatcCCTGGGCTAATCTGGGCATATAAGAAGGGGCCAGGAGAGCCAAGCACTAGCTCATTCCTTCCTACACTTCATTTCATGATCTGCCAAATGCATTGAATCAGCATTATTGTCAGATGGCCATCTCTGCTTACAAACCTCCAAAGGAGAGCTTTCCACATTCttaagaagcctgttccactgataaattGTTCTGTCAGGACTTTATTTATAGTGTTTGGATGAATACTGTtgatttaatttcaacccatttatttaatttcaatatatatGCAAATAGCTTGAAGAAAACATCCCTGAGCTGCAATTAAGACTCTTTTCTGTGAGTCTTCTCTTTAGAATAGAGAAATGGTAATCTTTACAATAATTTCAATGAATTTCCAGATAGTAGGGTAAGGCACATGATAAATTATAAGAATGTTGCCCAATTAGAATGTGGGGCATGCCTAAGTGATAGGAACCCATACATTACATCCCTGGAAATTCCATTTGAAGAATATCAGGCAGTGGTCTTTTCCAGCCCTATTCTTtgaggccttggagagctgctaccagtctgattAGATGTTGTTACACTAGGTGGTACTACATTAAATAGACAAATGGACTAACTCCCTGTGAAGCAAATTCATGTACTTCCATATTAAATGTTTCCTTTTACAGATTCTTGCTCAGAAATTCTCTCCCAGGCGAGTTGTATTTCTCACAGATGTGAGTGGAATATACAGCTGTCCACCGGACAAACCAGGTACACAATATTGAGTTGTATGTTTCAGAACTGTGTTTCAGTCTATTTACCTGTTGTTTCTTTTGAACAGCAACATTAAAAGATGGAAAGAGACCAGGTTTGTgtgatattttaaaaggaaagtatgataagaaccaaatcttcttcttctgtacaacaGGTTGACCCAAAGAAATCCATCTTGGGCCATTCTAGGATACAGTGGCTTATTCTGAAAGAACAGTCTGTAAGCCACAGGGTAAGAGATGAAGGTCTTGCTACCAAGGGCTTGTGCTTCTGACCTTGCCCAAGTTCTATAGTATCTgcaaggggaggaagaaaagccTGGCTCAGATGGAACTCAGCTGCCAACACAATCCTCCCCACCCTGGATGTTCAAAATCACAAAAGAACATATAAGAAAATTTGGGTCTCCTGATCCCTGGGCCTTTGTCTTAACCATTTTGAGTCATCATTTTTGCTAGGTGTCACAGGGAGATGTTCAGGTTATAAAGATTAATGTTGTTATTTCAAAATGCAgtgttctttttcttcattgTGAGCCTGTCTATGTTGTGTTCTAATGTGGTAATTTTGAATCATGTGTTTATTCTGGAACAGGTGCTAGACTTGTGAATTCCATTACTATTGGCCCTGATGGAAATATGGACCCACCAGTGGTCACATCTGTGCTCCCACATGATACCACTGGAGGTGTGTCCTTGAAGTTACAAGCTGCAGTAAATATAGTTTCCCAGAGTTATGGAGGCATTCCAGTTCTGATTTGCAAGCTGGACAGCGAAGCAGCTGAAAGGGCATGCTTGACTGGGGAACTGGGGGAAGGTGAAGGCACAAAGCTGTTCTTCAAGGATGTATGAAGACATCTCGACAAGAGCCTTAAATTAGGCAGAAGAAGAGTTTCATTGAGGCCATCTCTTTTGGCATGATTCAGTATTGTCAGATAGTTAGAATGTTGTACTAGGGAGATCCAGGTTTAAATCTCTGTTAAACACTGAAACTTACTGAGTGACTCGGGACCCATCTCTTAACCTAATTTCCCTAATTCTTTGTGGAGAGAAACTTACAGGCCACAGTATTGAGCCCCATGGAAGaagagaaaatttaaaatgtGATTGACAGACATCAATGCTTATTTGGTGATTTCCACATCCTGACCATTTAAACTAAATTTAGACTCCATTGTTATTCCACTGTTAATACCTTTGGATTGAATCAAGTGACCAGTGTGTCAGTATAAATCATTATGGATCCTACAATGGAATTttgcttaatgtgtcatgttatcCTTTGCtttagggtttgtttgtttagactTCTAGTTGGTTGTACAACCCTAATCCTCTTTCATTGTATATTGAATGTCCTATTCATCAACTGTATTTGCTCACTTTGTAtattctgccttgagtccaagccAGAAAGGCAGACACTCAATCAATACCATGTTTTCTTAAGATATTTACCTGAGACACTGGAGCTTTCATAGCAATGGAGAATCTCACTGTCTTTTCCTGTATTGTTCTTGGTAAGTTGTAAAGGTTTTGTTGAAGACAGCAGAGTTTATTCAAATTCTGTGTTCACATATTCATGTTgaaaataaagattttttaaaaaatcaaaatgtcaTTAAATCTTGTGAAGTGAGAAGACGTGGGGGTGGAAACAGTGGAAGGAATGACTAGTTCAGAGGTGAAGTTGCCTAGATAGAGGAATGAAAGGTCAGACTCGGGCCTATAATGTGATAGGAGGAGGATGTGTGCCATCTCTCACTCTTTGAGGAATTGTTTCTTTGAGCAGGAATCCTTTTTAGCCTGTAATTGCTTTTGCTGTTGTAGCTACCATAGAGGAGGCGAGGAAATGGATGCACTTGGGGAAAGATTGACTAAAGTGACTGCAGATCTCAGGAAAGGAAGTATGAAATGTCAATGAGGAAAGCAGGACTGAATGTCTGACCTGTGAAGCTTCTCTCAAGAGTAACCCCTTTCCCTCTCGCCAAATTTTTAACTACATTACAGAAATTACAATTTAGATTTTTTTCTAGGGCTTTCTTAAAAGTTGAAATTCTCTTTAATGAGGCTCGAAGTAAGTGACAACAGatcagagccataaagaatgggcagtataaaaatccaaataaacaaacaaacaaataaacaaacaaacaaataaatgttatgTGGACTGCACTGACTCTTCCATTTTCGGTGCCATATTGCATGAAAACCAGCACTAATTTGGACACACCCTGAAGCTACTCTAGGTGACTTGAATCATATGTGGCTCTTCTTTGGTTTTGATCTCAAGTAGTTGCCCCGATTGCAGTCTCTTTCCAGTGGAAATAGACTTTTCAGGTCAACAGCCCAGGGAATGGTGGTACAGGTGGTAATGATTTCCTGTGGAAAAccagtgcggtgtagtggttagagccttGGACTAAGATCTTGGAGGCCCAGGTCTGAATGCCCACTTTGccttggaagcttactgggtgacctggggccagacatacactctcaacctaacctacctcacaaggttgtgccTTCCATtaacatagattcaagtggggagctgtgttggtctgaagtagcagaacaaattttgaatccaatggcactgttaagaccaactaagttttaatcaaggtgtaCACTTCCATATACACAACATACTTCATCAGACACCTTGAATAGAACATTGtttcatagggctgttgtgaggattaaacagAGGGGAAGAGGACCATACAAGCAGTTTTGGATCCCCATGGGGAGCAGGATAgggtagaaatgaaataaataaatgtgacctTGGCTTGCCTATTTATAGCTAACTGGTCTTCAGTAGGAGACTACATCTGAAGGGAGAAGCATCCACTGTTTCTATAACAGTTTTCCACTTCTAAATGCTTCTTCCAGTGGAGCAAAGATCTGGTGACTGGTTTCCTTTGAGCTCAGGTACCCCACCCTTCTCCGTCTGACCTAGTGTCCTCTTGGACAATTCATCCCAGGCAAGTACTTTAGGAAGATAATATGTTGGGGTAGGTGTAATATCCATGGTGTGTCACTTTAGACTAAGAGTCGGTGTGATACCTGCATTCAGCATTTTCGGATCATCAGCCGAGGCTGGTGGTGCGAGCAGTAGTGGTCTCATGTGGCCTGGGCTCCCCTATTTATAGCTGATCAGAGAAGGTGACAAAATTAAAGTAGGTGTTAGAAAGTTCTACCATCTAAAGACCAAGTGAGCATGCTACTGTGTATAACAAGTGGCAAAATTCTCCTCAATAACATTTTGCCTTCCTGGAAATCTTTGGTTAAGAGAAGGCTAGGCAAGGAAAAGGGCTACTATATTCCTCATAGATGTAAATTCTGAATTTTAGGCAGTTTTTGTTTTGTGCCAAGGGAAGAGAACACGGAAAAGTCAATTATAGTGCCCTCCTAAGTAGTGTCActctcttctaaacccattgacttcaatggagttAGAAGGGGGTAACTCCGTTTAAGATGACACTGTGAATCCTAATAGCCTGGGATTTTTGCTGCTAATTCCACTTATAAAAGAAGTAAagacattaccccccccccccccgaagccccAAGTGATCAGTAGGACTATATTGTGTAGCAGTCATGTTACATTAAGTCCTTTAAGCTGCAGTACTTGCGAGGATCTAGAAAAGCAGCCACCATTCCATCATTTCATCTTACCATGACTGGGCAGCTCATCTGTTCAAATTCCTTGTTGTTTTGCTCAAAGTGTTGATAGGAGTCTATGATTACCTACTTTGTACATGCAGAGCTTGTGGCATTCAAATTGGCAGCCTCTAGGTGGCCAATCGTATAGTCTTTCCTGTATAAGGTGCTTCATGTGCCACAGTGGTATTCTCTGGCAGATTGATCCCGCAAAGGGGCATCCACTCACAGGAAATCTGTGCTAAGAAAGGCAACACTAGTGCTTAAGTACTCAATCCAAAGATATTTTAACATATACAAATGTACAGTTATTAAGCTCCCTTAAACAATGTTAGACTACTGGTCCATCTTGCTCAATATTTCAATATAATTTTACATCTGAAATTGTTGGGATGGTTACCATGATTGTTGATTTTCTGGCAGGACATTAGCGGTTTGAGAACCAAACCCtctatgtgtgtgcatgtacatgtcCCGGAACTTGGAGACTTATTTTCAATAGGGAACCAATTTGCACACCTGGAGCAGTTGTTTTTAAAGATAATGGCACCACATTTGCATAGAATATAGTTCTCCCTCTAATCTAAAGATCCTATCAGTTTAAAGCAGATTGAATAAAGGATGTTGATTTTACTCCCCCCCAAAATAGGTTCATTTGTAATGTGGCAGTAGAAGAGAGTTTTATGGGATACCGTGGACAgccaaaaaaccaaacaaacccacAAACAATTAAGTGGCATCTAGAACAAATCAAGTCCGAagtctctagaagctaaaatgcccaattgaggctatcatactttggtcccattatgagaagacaagactcatggaaaagacagtaatgctaggagaagctgaaggcagcacagaaaaaggaagacccaacctgaggtggattgactcaatcaaggaagccacagcactcagtttgcaagacctgaacaaggctgtaaataataggacattttggagatcattaattcataggcttGGAGATTAATTCATAGGTCAGAaccaatttgatggcacttaatgCACACACACTAAATAGGTGCCTCTTGTCTCCGATGattctttgggaggggaggggaaatggcacCAGCcacctgtgtgtgcatgtgtgtgcatgtgtgtatatcccccccccccgtactctTGCAATGACTGACTGATAATAAAAAGATTTTTCCACTGAAGATTCTGTGTTTGCCATCCTTTCTTGTTGTGGTATGTTATTTGTTTCCTTTCATAAAGTGAGGAATGATTATGTGATTAAGGCCTATAGGGGACTTGGGGGAGAGGCGTGGAAGGATGGTTTTTGAAACCAAATTACACCAACATTACATGAAAGAGCACCCAAGTTTCAAGGAATAGGACTGGGGGTCCAGGTGTATGAGCCCCTGAGCATTGTGCCCCAGGGATCCCACTTGCAAAATAAGATAAGGCTTTGCCCCCACAAAGCAGAAAGAGGGAAAGGAACTAGTCCCTGTGCCTGGCTGAACCCAACCAGGAGCCACCTTCCCTGAGCCACTTCTAGGGGAAGAATCAAAAGAAAAGATGCCTGATGGGAAGCACCCAAACATGAAAAAATGACATGGATTTTTCAAATGGGCAGGTATTTCTGTACTGCCTAGGAGTTCTAGATTTGGATAACTGTTCTAGAAAATTGTAGTGATGACCCAAAACGtgtatattttcagctcaggaTTTCCTGAATGCACACCTGTAGTCAGTATTACCCAATACAGCTAGCAGGCATTCTTCAGAGTCTCAGATGGGACAAAATGTTTCCCAGCATCTGCAGCTGCAACAGGATGTGGCACCctattgaacctgagaccttctgcaagtAAAATGCATGCTCTACTGCTGAATCATGTCCCCTTCACAGAAAGGGTCCCAGAACGGGTCCCTGCAGGGGCAAGAAACTTCATTTGGTCACTTTCTGAATTTTgccttcattcccccctcccccaagcataaAGAATGCAGACAGGGAGTGGTGTTTACATGGCGTTACAAGGCAATAGTGAATAAACTTTTGGAACAGATGTTGAGATAGCTGAAATAGATATCTATTTTCAGGCATTCGCAAAATTCTTTTGTCATGCTCTCTTTCACATCGGCATGTCATGTTCACCAATTTAACAATCCTTGGGTTATGTACAAGATGATTGTAGAAAGCAACATCTGGAGCTTTTGTTTTTGACTTCTGGAGCAAATATCttttatattaaaattatttttcattcTCATCATAATCATGCAGTTCTGATAGCTAGCGGTGATACCACAAAGAAGGAAGCACTAACTCTGCTGGCTCACCCCTGAGATCTGTTGGGGTGTCGGGGCCTATGTGGATCTGCTGTCCCTGGAGGCTGATCTGTTGGTTTCAGTGGAAGGGCCTGATCCATTTGAGCTCTGCTTTGGGTATGAAGACTAAAATGAATAGGGATGACAAATGCATGAAAGAACATGCATGTTAgaattatatatgtatatgtatatgtatatatatataaaaatttagaAATGGTCCCATTCTGTCTACATCCATACCCTGGTGCGTCTCACTCAGAAGGTCTGCCTCCCCATGGAAATCAATATGGGATTCTTTTCTGGGCACATACTTGAGTCAGGGACATCAAAGCAGCGTGCAAACATTTAATCCCCCCAGTGTTTTCCCTTCTTCATTCATTTTCCTTGGGAAGCCGTCATAAAAGAAACTCGCCTTTTTGGTATAAGCTTAACATGGTATTGGAAATCAGTTGTTTAAAATAGAATGTAAATAATTTTACCCCCTCTCCAAAACGTTTTTCCCCCTATCATCACAATaaggtgtgtgtttttaatttgtcATAAAGTCCTTAGCACTTATTGTAAAACTGTGTGCTGAATCCTTACCCTAAACCAAATCTTACTGAATCTGAAAGTTTTTCCTCTATTAAAAAAACTCTGTAGTTGTTCCCTAAGGATATATGTAAAGTTTTTGTGAGAGGAAGGCTTTGATGGCTACTATTCAAAGAGGAAATCAGATCTGCAGAAAATTAACACTTCAAAATGATTTATGAAATGTCAAAGAATTAAAGTTAATCTCAAATTTGTGCAGCATTGTCTCTGGCATGGACTGGCTAAGAGACAGATGCCATAAGTTTCCAATAAAAAAATCATTTGGATTTATTACAGGCTAACAGCTCTGTGACAGGCATTCACCtatgaaagggagagggagagagagagagagagattaagagACCAAGAGGGAGAAAGTGAGACGGAATGAGAAGAGAAGAGCGGGAGGCTCTCGATGACCTAGTTCTAAGTTAGCAGTGTAATAGCTGACTGTTGACtacaacatagatcctggtgagAAGCAGTCGAGAGAACGGGAGGAGGCAGGAGTCCCAAACAAACAGGTGAGTCACAACTGTCTGAAGTTAGCAATTAATTGTAGATGGTTGTAATGTGACAGGAGCGTTGTTTAACTGGTCATCGTAATCTTCATTTAACAGCTGGGTCACCATCAAACAGTGATACTCCTCCTGAAAGCACTAGAAAGGAAATACATGGATTCTAAAATAGCCCCTCAAATAGCATCTGAATTCAgtcatgtgtgtgcatgtatatgttTGCGTATTGGGTGTGGGTGTGATATGGAATGGGGTATAAGGGATGAGGGAGGTCCTTTCAGGGTAGTTACTTGCTGTTATTTCTAATGTTTTTCTGGTCAGCGTTATGGATAGCTCTGTGACTTTGTGTAGGAGGTCCTATATTTGTTTCTTGGGGTCCTGATTAGAGAGGATTTTCCTTGGGGAAGTTTGAGCTGCCAAGCAGTGGAAGACGACTACTTGAGAAACACAGAAACTCACTTTTAACTCAGAATGTGAAGTAGGACTGGAGCTCCTCCCTAGACTGAGTAGCATCAGGATGTTATTTCAGGCATAGGTATCTTATGAGAAAAAGATAGAAAGCTATAAaatggagattcccccccccccaaaaaaaggaaacaagttGTCTGTCTTGCAAGCGTTGAGGTTTACACATTCTGTGGCTGTACTAGTGCTCATAATACAGTGCACTcaagtcccactgaaatcagtggcatTCAAACACATGAAACTGAGCCGATTTGCAGCCTAAATGAGCAACATGTCACCGTTTCCCCTTCCCGATTTCAGAGCATGTGAGAAAAGAGCTGTCCTCAAAATCAGAAACTTCCTGCTAT
The nucleotide sequence above comes from Paroedura picta isolate Pp20150507F chromosome 4, Ppicta_v3.0, whole genome shotgun sequence. Encoded proteins:
- the LOC143836138 gene encoding uncharacterized protein LOC143836138 isoform X2 — encoded protein: MAAVDCIVKLGGSALTHKDQLETLRAGAVQKAAALVAKLHGAGERRCIVVHGAGSFGHFQAKQHAVACGSSTGSAVSPRLRQGLCLTRLSVTKLTHLVTDQLVRSGVPAVSISVVIQLKPFGTWKTTLKNVSQAGIDTVKDVLDSGYVPVLHGDCALDLEQHCCILSGDTIIEILAQKFSPRRVVFLTDVSGIYSCPPDKPG
- the LOC143836138 gene encoding uncharacterized protein LOC143836138 isoform X1, which translates into the protein MAAVDCIVKLGGSALTHKDQLETLRAGAVQKAAALVAKLHGAGERRCIVVHGAGSFGHFQAKQHAVACGSSTGSAVSPRLRQGLCLTRLSVTKLTHLVTDQLVRSGVPAVSISPFGTWKTTLKNVSQAGIDTVKDVLDSGYVPVLHGDCALDLEQHCCILSGDTIIEILAQKFSPRRVVFLTDVSGIYSCPPDKPGARLVNSITIGPDGNMDPPVVTSVLPHDTTGGVSLKLQAAVNIVSQSYGGIPVLICKLDSEAAERACLTGELGEGEGTKLFFKDV